Sequence from the Temnothorax longispinosus isolate EJ_2023e chromosome 6, Tlon_JGU_v1, whole genome shotgun sequence genome:
aaatgctttggagcgtccttcttctccttctttcttcattgaaagataagagaagaggaatgcttcgaagcatttgtagcgtcaagtggaccgcagccataGATAATTCGTCGCCTTTAATctaatcttttctttgttgGGAGATAAATAATAGTGTACCTACTTGATAAGTTAATTatcgattaagttaatcggaatCATTGCCGTAGACGGCaatcataaaaaatcaagCGCAATCTTGCGAAcgaaagtagaaaaaaaaatcatatctatTTTACAAGAACGCGCGATAAATCGTCTCGTTTGAAAGTCACGCATATTTGCGCGTAACTTCACGTTATATAATTGCCGTGAATCGCAGAGAACTGCAACTCGCCGAAAGTACCGTTCATTATATACCGTTCGTGCGATGTAGTAGTATTTTTGTCTCTCGAGGTTCTCGCTTCTTTTTATTCCTGtcaaaatagaaagagagaaacgaaaTATAGCATAAATACGAAACTGCATAGGCCATGTGTCATTTTTTCTAGCTAATTTGCATTGAGAAAACGATGCGGTCGGAGTCGCGGCGCCTCTCATTGGCCGCGCTGGCGCACGCCGAGCGACCGTCGACCAATCGCGCGGCGAGTTGCGGCGAGTCTCGCGGAAGCCGCGCCGCTGCGCTCTTCACCACCGACGCGCGATTGGTCGGTTCGCGCGTGCGGCCGGAGCGAAGAGCCTCCGGTTTCGAGAAATACGTccgtcgtcgcgcgtcgccACGCTCGAACTACATCGTTCGTTTTTAATCGGTCCAAATACTCCAAATTTGTCCggcgcgcgcccgcgcccgcgaTCACGCGCGACACGCGCCGCGAAATCACCTGTGCGCCGGGCGCGATGGTGTCGCGCTCACGGTGACTGCTGGCTCGACTCACGCGGTCCCGGTCAGTTCCGTGCATTCAATATGGCTGGTCGAGGTGGTTACGACGATTCAAGGCAAGTATCGGCCGCGTTTGCGGCCGTGTCACGCGGCCGGCGGGGCCCCGGACGACCGCGGCCGCGGGCCCCGCGCGCACCGGATCCGCGCGTCGCGGAGCCCCGCGTCCCGCGCGCGTATATCCCCCGGTTTTAAGGTTAAGTGAGTTACGCGGAGTGGCAGGCGCAACACCTTGCgaggcgcgccgcgccgcgacacGCGGCTTTATTTTGGCCCCGGTCGGCCGGGTCCGCCGCCCGGGGCTCGCGCGCCGAGAACCGGGGGGCccgcgacgacgcgacgaggCGCGGCCCCCgggcggccgcggccgcggcggcggcacGTGCGGTGCACGCCGCGGGAGCAAGCGAGAGAAGGAcagagggagggaaggagcGTTTTGCGCGGATCCTACGTCCTACGTGCGATTGTGCAACGGCGTCGCGAATTTTTCGCGAGGCCGGTCGAGTGCTGTCAGCGTCGCGAACTCCGTTTGtcccgtcgccgccgtcgcgttCGCGGCTTCGATTCATCGAGTCGCACGTAGGACGCCTCTCTGATCTGCATCAATGCTCTCCTTACTCCTTACTTCACACGTATACacatgcgtgcgcgcgcgcgcgcgcgctcacaCGCATGTAAATAGGCGAGCTTTTTTACTTGGAAAGTACAAACTGTAATGAAAGGAGAAAGAATGAACCCGTAACTTCCTCGTACGTGTGATACGATCTATGACTTTGGAGTAGCAGTCGAACACAGTCAACGTTAACAGATTCACTTTGATAAGTTACATTGATGGGTTTATAATCACGATATTCGACTTTACTGAGAGAAAAGACAAGTCTTTTCTCTTTAGACCGGTATAACTAATCACGCAGAAAGGTCCACACCTGCTTTGCGGTTGGACGTAATGATTTATAAACGTACATGCATGTAACAGGATTTAAAGATCAGACAATCGAAATAGTAGTAATGATTTCAATATGGTTTATGTATGTAAAGATATGTTTTTTCTTTGTGCAGTCATTATCCCACTCATCGAAGTAGAAAACCGTTACCAACAGAACCTCCGTATACTGCATATGTGGGAAATTTACCGAATGGAATTGTGCAAGGCGACGTTGACAAAATCTTCGAGAAGCTCAATGTCAAAGTCATCAGATTGGTCAAAGACAGGGACACCGACAAGTATGTATTGATTGTAGGAGAGACAGGTGTATATATTGACCCAACGTTTTAATCTCTTCTTCTCATTTGTAGATTTAAGGGCTTCTGCTATGTCGAGTTTGAAGACTTGGCTGATCTGGAGGCAGCATTGGAAATGGACGGGGCGGTAGAAGTAGACAAGTGTCTGATCAAGATTGATGTAgcggaaggaaaaagaaacgaCCGCGGTGGCGGCTTCGATAGGAGAGGTCGTGGCGGCAGCGGTgctggcggcggcggtggaaGCGGATTTAAAGGAGGACGAGATTCCGGCCGTGGATTCGGCGACGATTTTGATAGTAAATCCTTATATTCATTACACCGCTTTCATAGTAATAAAATGCGATGCAAATCCTGCATTTGTATACTAACGCTTATAACGCTAAACTAATTCTCTCTTCCTCTATCGCAGCACGAAATTTAACGTGCTGCTAATCTTGATGACTTTAGAGATTTTTAACGTTTGTCCCGATGTACAGGATACAGCGATAGAGGCCCACGCGATGGAGGTAGTAGGCAAGGTAACGATAGATGGGACTCTAGAAGTAATAGGGGCAATTACGGCCAGTTCAACGACGACACAGGTGGAAATCGTGATTGGGCGCGAAGTACGTCCAGCAGGTCGTACACTAATAAACCTCCACTTCGGGGAACCGGTCCTGGTTTAGACCGGAAACCCTTCCCGGATGATTTTCCGAAAGATGCCCCTCCTCCAGGTACGTGTacaatatgtgtatatatttataatcttcGAAAACGCACTACCAACCACTGAGGTCACAGTACTGTGAATAAAAATCCTACAAGAATTTagaatgtatatgtatgtatgcgttAGTTCATTCTCAAAACGGATTATAAATCTCATACCATCAATTCATGGTCTTTCGCTCAAAACTTTTAACTCTTTAATCAGTCTTTTATAAAATGAGACTTTGTATTGTAATATTGGAATGATGGTCGGAGTCGAACTTACGACCTGTCAACTATGAGTCCACTGCTTCTGTACGAAGCTATGTATCATCCCACAAATGTATTTCTATATTCTTCATACTAAGTCATAATTTGTTAACggtaaaagagaattaaaactacatTCTAGTTTCTTTCtattatacacatgtataaaATTCACATGGGATAAAGAATCACGCAAAGTAATTTCGAATTTacgtgttttaaaattttatttaaatgtcttGTCACAGAGTCAATAATCTTTTTCCACTTGAAATTCCTCaaaaacacatatatacataaattaagatatataatctGTTATACTCATCCAATTGCGCTTTTCACTCTAGACACTTCTGGAAGAAAACGTTTGCAGCTCAAACCAAGGACTGTTAACGAGCCTGTGAATGCAATTGCAGAATCGAGTAAAACAAGTTCCATTTACGGAGGTGCAAAGCCTcgagaagaaaaattgaagacgGAGGAGAAGTAAAACTAACGATATCATCAATAATCTCAGATTTCCCCGAGGAAATTGGAGAAAGAAACATTgttgacaaaattttaaaatcaatcCAAGATTCCCTCATagtttcctaaaaaaaaaatctagtaATTCTTCGAACATTTACAATCAGGAAATgtcctttttttaattcttacaaGGGGTGTCACCcgcaaggaaaaaaaaatatatatatattatatatatgtatgtatgtatatatgcatatgtatatatattttatatatatatgctacaGACATAAATCTATTATATACAGTTCTCCTAAGTTTCGCGCATtttaaatcaagaataaaCATCTTTCTTCTaatgtcttttgtatttaaattaacttcTCGAGTTCTCAATGAAAAT
This genomic interval carries:
- the Eif4h1 gene encoding eukaryotic translation initiation factor 4H isoform X2, whose translation is MAGRGGYDDSSHYPTHRSRKPLPTEPPYTAYVGNLPNGIVQGDVDKIFEKLNVKVIRLVKDRDTDKFKGFCYVEFEDLADLEAALEMDGAVEVDKCLIKIDVAEGKRNDRGGGFDRRGRGGSGAGGGGGSGFKGGRDSGRGFGDDFDRYSDRGPRDGGSRQGNDRWDSRSNRGNYGQFNDDTGGNRDWARSTSSRSYTNKPPLRGTGPGLDRKPFPDDFPKDAPPPDTSGRKRLQLKPRTVNEPVNAIAESSKTSSIYGGAKPREEKLKTEEK
- the Eif4h1 gene encoding eukaryotic translation initiation factor 4H isoform X1; the protein is MLSLLLTSHVYTCVRARARAHTHVNSHYPTHRSRKPLPTEPPYTAYVGNLPNGIVQGDVDKIFEKLNVKVIRLVKDRDTDKFKGFCYVEFEDLADLEAALEMDGAVEVDKCLIKIDVAEGKRNDRGGGFDRRGRGGSGAGGGGGSGFKGGRDSGRGFGDDFDRYSDRGPRDGGSRQGNDRWDSRSNRGNYGQFNDDTGGNRDWARSTSSRSYTNKPPLRGTGPGLDRKPFPDDFPKDAPPPDTSGRKRLQLKPRTVNEPVNAIAESSKTSSIYGGAKPREEKLKTEEK